The Astyanax mexicanus isolate ESR-SI-001 chromosome 7, AstMex3_surface, whole genome shotgun sequence genome has a window encoding:
- the gprin3b gene encoding G protein-regulated inducer of neurite outgrowth 3, producing MGSVPNPKRTVTVQMVPQLTSTDTLGNKETNANWDQESNLNTSRGHSSAQKKKPDQDNMNLKSSCKGPAHQGDIILEGTSNSPCSGSGGHGNPEAQEHANTKLGQCVNNAEEGHKDGNANSRPLSALSAKRDDVSVSSPSSVVTSPQADKETNGNGAKMAAAKDGCEDKIQNRVSATEETISSTGSGHNQKLSDTNNPKLTQTDCTMLLPQQNTPASPGNLKQDVKKDVNKDASSCTMRSDQDLATRVDQMKKPPPESTAKPAAEVSSRGITTDVSKPAEISQPKQSNENAVQPEKAQPIPGKQKDHESGCLASNSKPDQSPSVQPPVPKDSIPNRPETSPNQSSHTQAINEAIQTQNSASEDSKKHCKLYCEASTMTSATDCSPLPNKHRQDVEVQAVATVCSRAVATSPSLFKPQPNQTCFPAQTDEAEDLTVVYKLDNSEVPSLVPSQILMGTSISSTSQTIMTISDKVSQAGSVLVHTDSAQQQESRLGAKPKEPGPPLYNTQKGYPPLQPVYQINIESVSQNKPSAEASCHSQGNKASPAPSASDTSNQDSVGKGLCEVPTTASDQACRVLSDTSAQSEQAAKPPAAKSPLSQPAPPPQEAVPCVKANKAKTEAKKAAPVQLSSSASKDKGKSKVASSKLEPERDKKNEDKAAKQNKKSVHDVVWDEQGMTWEVYGASLDPESLGFAIQSHLQCKIKEHEKKIVAHTSLRKSMSGGPTDSPSGRKGKRRQANVFRSMFQNVRRPNCCVRPPPSSVLE from the coding sequence ATGGGGTCTGTCCCAAACCCCAAACGGACTGTTACTGTTCAGATGGTCCCACAACTGACTAGCACGGATACCTTGGGTAACAAAGAGACAAACGCCAACTGGGACCAGGAATCAAATTTGAATACGAGCCGGGGGCACTCCTCTGCTCAGAAAAAGAAACCAGATCAGGATAATATGAATCTGAAGTCCTCCTGTAAAGGTCCTGCACATCAGGGAGACATAATCTTGGAAGGAACATCCAACTCTCCTTGTTCTGGCAGTGGAGGTCATGGAAACCCTGAGGCCCAGGAACATGCAAACACCAAGCTGGGTCAATGTGTCAACAATGCTGAGGAAGGCCACAAGGATGGCAATGCTAATTCAAGACCATTATCAGCCCTTTCTGCCAAAAGGGACGATGTTTCTGTGTCTAGCCCGTCATCTGTTGTTACATCACCTCAAGCTGACAAGGAGACGAATGGCAATGGTGCAAAAATGGCAGCTGCCAAGGATGGGTGTGAagataaaatacaaaatagaGTATCAGCAACTGAGGAAACCATATCCTCTACCGGTTCAGGGCATAATCAGAAACTAAGCGACACCAACAACCCAAAGCTGACCCAAACAGACTGCACTATGCTTTTACCCCAACAGAATACACCTGCCAGCCCTGGTAACTTAAAACAGGATGTTAAAAAGGACGTAAACAAGGATGCTTCCTCTTGCACTATGAGATCTGACCAAGACCTGGCCACCAGAGTGGATCAGATGAAGAAACCACCACCTGAATCAACTGCGAAACCTGCAGCGGAAGTTTCCTCAAGAGGAATTACAACAGATGTTTCTAAACCAGCAGAAATCTCTCAGCCAAAACAGAGCAACGAGAACGCAGTCCAACCAGAGAAAGCACAGCCAATACCTGGTAAACAGAAAGATCATGAATCTGGATGCTTAGCAAGCAATTCCAAACCCGACCAGTCCCCTTCTGTCCAGCCCCCAGTCCCAAAAGACAGTATTCCCAATCGCCCTGAGACCTCCCCAAATCAATCCTCCCATACACAAGCGATCAATGAAGCAATTCAAACACAAAACTCTGCTTCAGAGGACAGTAAAAAGCACTGTAAGCTCTACTGCGAGGCTTCCACCATGACCTCTGCTACCGATTGCAGCCCCTTGCCCAACAAACATCGCCAGGATGTGGAAGTACAGGCCGTAGCTACAGTCTGCAGTCGAGCTGTAGCGACAAGTCCCAGTCTCTTTAAGCCCCAGCCCAATCAAACATGCTTCCCTGCTCAGACAGACGAAGCCGAGGACCTGACAGTAGTCTACAAACTGGACAATTCAGAGGTTCCTTCACTTGTACCCTCCCAAATTCTGATGGGCACTTCCATTAGTTCAACTTCCCAGACCATCATGACCATATCAGACAAGGTTTCCCAAGCTGGCAGCGTTCTGGTGCACACAGATTCCGCCCAACAACAGGAATCCAGACTTGGAGCCAAGCCTAAAGAGCCTGGGCCTCCTCTGTACAACACCCAGAAAGGATATCCTCCACTTCAACCAGTTTATCAGATCAATATTGAGTCGGTCAGCCAAAACAAGCCTTCAGCTGAGGCTAGCTGCCACAGTCAGGGTAACAAAGCCTCCCCTGCGCCTTCCGCTTCAGACACGTCGAATCAAGACTCTGTAGGGAAGGGACTTTGTGAGGTGCCTACCACAGCATCTGATCAGGCCTGTCGAGTTCTGTCTGACACAAGTGCTCAGTCAGAGCAAGCAGCCAAGCCTCCTGCTGCTAAATCCCCGCTTTCACAGCCCGCGCCCCCTCCGCAGGAAGCCGTTCCATGCGTAAAAGCTAACAAAGCCAAAACAGAGGCTAAGAAAGCAGCTCCTGTGCAGTTGTCAAGTTCCGCATCAAAGGACAAAGGCAAATCCAAGGTGGCTTCTTCCAAGTTGGAGCCGGAGAGGGACAAGAAGAACGAGGACAAGGCGGCCAAGCAGAACAAGAAGAGCGTACACGATGTGGTTTGGGACGAGCAAGGCATGACTTGGGAAGTTTACGGTGCGTCGCTGGATCCCGAGTCGCTCGGCTTTGCCATCCAGAGTCACCTCCAGTGCAAGATCAAGGAGCACGAGAAAAAGATCGTAGCTCACACGTCGCTCAGGAAATCCATGTCCGGTGGACCCACTGACTCACCGTCGGGGAGGAAGGGCAAACGGAGGCAGGCTAACGTGTTCAGGTCCATGTTCCAAAATGTCCGACGCCCCAACTGTTGCGTACGCCCACCCCCGTCGTCCGTCCTGGAGTGA